Proteins from a single region of Carassius carassius chromosome 37, fCarCar2.1, whole genome shotgun sequence:
- the LOC132118425 gene encoding calcium-binding and coiled-coil domain-containing protein 1 — protein MEKTWEVEFRNVGSCYFPQSRVDCHYTINPQHTWASNDWIGLFKVGWSSVKDYHTFVWAVAPSSYKEGTTVNCCVNFQASYLPGPSAQQYQFVYVDGRGEVCSRSVAFIFSAPKPLEEMVTLEEEGQGEEVGEDMLLVIPRAQLLQSRLQECLKERADLLQALEAADQNVEREKGRRERDRSSWEQSRKKLERKISELKEEVREYREKVEDMKEKQKEVEDLGEALTGEKRALLAQKEANEQRIRELEEDIKVLTQRGLERETDLERMRERAKKAAAQKKEDEDEQKNLKIKMEQTENELHSLSAEFQSLRSSLAQRDTHALQLRDTINTLTHKLNSAHRKEAANEVSLSELRSVQERLNMSERCVETLRGELRDMVAQRDTAHAELHQARLQAAQLTLQLADASLALREGRANWAQEKETLQQNAELDKVRLLRLNDEIQQKEEMLQEVRMERETAVVELGREKDCSRVQLSETRRELQELKASLRVAQKEKEQLQTEIQEVMEYSRQLERRLEVLSDSKWSETALLQSSHAESPLLSDSEDENPEALQDAHSSGPLNHYSLCEQPQADLLLPATPPPSPRHPLGMDAVVISQPAPLSSPHQPSAHTHAHSSESEEEYEAALSRGHGSGEETALLLPDNRDTTLGDLAESPLW, from the exons ATGGAGAAGACATGGGAGGTGGAGTTTCGCAATGTTGGAAGTTGCTACTTTCCTCagagcagagtggactgccactACACCATCAACCCACAGCACACATGGGCCAGTAATGACTGGATTGGACTATTTAAG GTTGGCTGGTCATCAGTCAAGGACTACCATACATTTGTTTGGGCAGTAGCTCCATCCAGCTACAAAGAGGGGACCACTGTCAACTGCTGTGTTAATTTCCAAG CTTCTTACCTACCAGGGCCTAGTGCCCAGCAGTACCAGTTTGTATATGTGGATGGAAGGGGAGAGGTCTGTTCTCGCAGCGTTGCCTTTATCTTCTCAGCACCAAAGCCCCTTGAGGAAATGGTGACTCTGGAGGAGGAAGGTCAGGGGGAGGAAGTGGGCGAGGACATGTTGCTGGTCATCCCAAGAGCCCAGCTACTGCAG AGTCGTCTCCAGGAGTGTTTGAAGGAGCGTGCTGATCTGCTCCAGGCTCTGGAAGCCGCAGACCAGAACGTGGAGAGGGAGAAAGGcaggagagaaagagacagaagctCCTGGGAGCAGAGCCGGAAAAAGCTGGAAAGGAAGATCAGCGAGCTGAAGGAGGAAGTGAGAGAATATAGAGAGAAAGTAGAGGATATGAAGGAGAAGCAGAAG GAAGTAGAGGATTTAGGTGAGGCCCTGACAGGGGAGAAGAGAGCCCTGCTGGCTCAAAAAGAAGCGAATGAGCAGCGAATCAGAGAGCTAGAGGAGGACATCAAAGTACTAAcccagagaggcctggagagagAGACTGACCTAGAAAG GATGAGGGAACGGGCCAAAAAAGCAGCAGCTCAAAAGAAGGAAGATGAGGATGAACAAAAGAACCTGAAG ATAAAGATGGAACAAACAGAGAACGAGCTGCACAGTCTGTCAGCAGAGTTCCAGAGTCTGAGAAGCTCACTGGCCCAGAGAGACACACATGCCCTACAGCTCCGAGACACCATCAACaccctcacacacaaactcaacaGCGCTCACAGGAAGGAG GCAGCCAATGAAGTGTCTTTAAGTGAACTCCGGAGTGTTCAAGAGCGTCTGAACATGAGTGAACGCTGTGTGGAGACTCTGAGGGGGGAGCTGAGAGACATGGTTGCTCAGAGGGACACCGCACATGCTGAGCTCCATCAGGCTCGTCTGCAGGCCGCACAGCTCACACTTCAGCTGGCAGATGCTAGTCTGGCTCTGAGAGAGGGAAGGGCCAACTGGGCACAGGAGAAAGAGACCCTGCAGCAGAATGCTGAG TTGGACAAAGTGCGTCTGTTACGCCTAAAtgatgagatccagcagaaggAGGAGATGTTGCAAGAGGTgaggatggagagagagacagcagtggTGGAGCTTGGACGAGAGAAAGACTGCAGTCGG GTTCAGCTAAGCGAGACTCGTCGTGAGCTGCAAGAGCTGAAGGCCAGTCTCAGAGTGGCTCAGAAAGAGAAGGAGCAGCTGCAGACAGAAATACAG gaagtGATGGAGTACAGCCGTCAGCTGGAGAGAAGGCTGGAGGTGCTGAGCGATTCTAAATGGAGTGAGACGGCGCTGCTGCAAAGCA GTCATGCAGAAAGTCCACTGTTGTCTGATTCTGAGGACGAGAACCCAGAGGCTTTGCAGGACGCACACTCTTCTGGGCCTCTGAACCACTACAGTCTGTGCGAGCAGCCCCAGGCCGACCTGCTGCTCCCGGCCACCCCGCCACCTTCACCCAGACACCCCTTGGGCATGGACGCAGTGGTCATCAGCCAACCTGCACCCCTCTCATCTCCACATCAGCCCAGtgctcacacacatgctcacagctCTGAGTCG GAGGAAGAGTATGAGGCCGCTCTGTCAAGAGGGCACGGCTCTGGAGAGGAGACTGCTCTTCTCCTGCCTGACAACAGAGACACTACCCTCGG AGATCTGGCAGAGAGCCCCTTGTGGTGA